A stretch of Ipomoea triloba cultivar NCNSP0323 chromosome 13, ASM357664v1 DNA encodes these proteins:
- the LOC116002404 gene encoding protein NRT1/ PTR FAMILY 7.3, producing the protein MACLEVSKKASGMNGDDREGERTKDGSVDMHGRPAIRDRTGKWFAGMIILLNQGLATLAFFGVGVNLVLFLTRVMGEKNADAANSVSKWTGTVYIFSLLGAFLSDSYWGRYKTCAIFQVIYVIGLMLLSVTSQFYLLKPKGCGDKETQCGSHSSWVIGMFYVSIYLVALGNGGYQPNIATFGADQFDDENSREKHSKVAFFSYFYLALNLGSLFSNTILDYFEDEGLWALGFWASTASAFAALVLFLAGTTRYRHFKPNGNPLSRFCQVVVAASKKWKVQIPSEEEEFYEGDDENENSRKMLHTEGFRFLDRASVITSKEIERKKQSPWGLCPISQVEEVKCILRLLPIWLCTIIYSVVFTQMASLFVEQGDAMETKVANFRIPAASMSSFDICSVAVCIFLYRRLLDPLVGRIKRSTKGEPEANNETNGGITQLERMGVGLIIAVMAMLAAGMVECYRLKYAIKECSNCEGSSSLSILWQIPQYALIGASEVFMYVGQLEFFNGQAPDGLKSFGSALCMTSISLGNYVSSLLVSIVMKFSAKDRMPGWIPGNLNRGHLDRFYFLLAGLTLMDLVAYIMCAKWYKSARLGDKFEEDDEEKGSEVA; encoded by the exons ATGGCTTGCTTAGAAGTCTCCAAGAAG GCGTCGGGGATGAATGGTGATGATCGTGAAGGAGAGAGAACTAAGGATGGATCGGTGGACATGCATGGCCGGCCGGCTATCCGTGACCGGACCGGAAAATGGTTCGCCGGAATGATCATTCTGC TGAATCAAGGTCTAGCTACTCTGGCATTCTTTGGTGTTGGGGTAAACTTGGTTCTCTTCCTGACTAGAGTGATGGGAGAGAAAAATGCTGATGCAGCCAACAGTGTGAGCAAATGGACTGGTACTGTTTACATATTCTCCCTGCTTGGTGCATTTCTCAGTGATTCATACTGGGGAAGATACAAAACCTGTGCCATTTTCCAGGTCATCTATGTCATT GGATTGATGTTATTATCTGTGACATCTCAATTCTACTTGTTGAAACCAAAAGGCTGTGGGGATAAAGAAACCCAGTGTGGCTCCCATTCAAGCTGGGTAATTGGTATGTTCTATGTCTCAATCTACTTGGTGGCTCTGGGAAATGGAGGATACCAGCCAAACATTGCTACATTTGGGGCAGATCAATTCGACGATGAGAATTCGAGAGAGAAACACTCGAAAGTGGCGTTTTTCAGCTACTTCTACCTGGCCCTCAACCTTGGTTCACTCTTCTCCAACACCATACTGGACTACTTTGAGGATGAAGGGTTGTGGGCTCTGGGATTTTGGGCTTCTACTGCTTCAGCTTTTGCTGCACTGGTGCTGTTTCTAGCAGGGACAACAAGGTACAGACACTTCAAGCCTAATGGCAATCCCCTTTCCAGATTTTGCCAAGTCGTCGTTGCCGCTTCAAAGAAGTGGAAGGTGCAGATTCctagtgaagaagaagaattttatgAAGGTGATGATGAAAATGAGAATTCAAGAAAGATGCTCCACACTGAAGGTTTCAG ATTCTTGGATCGGGCATCTGTGATAACATCAAAGGAAATTGAGAGGAAGAAGCAGAGCCCATGGGGCCTCTGCCCAATCTCCCAAGTGGAAGAGGTGAAATGCATTCTGAGGCTACTACCCATCTGGCTATGCACCATAATCTACTCCGTGGTTTTCACCCAAATGGCCTCCCTGTTCGTGGAGCAAGGCGACGCCATGGAAACAAAGGTGGCAAACTTCAGAATCCCAGCAGCAAGCATGTCGAGCTTTGACATCTGCAGCGTGGCGGTGTGCATCTTCCTATACAGAAGACTTCTAGATCCACTGGTGGGCAGGATAAAGAGGAGCACCAAAGGCGAACCCGAAGCCAACAACGAGACGAATGGCGGGATAACGCAGCTGGAGAGGATGGGCGTGGGGCTGATCATCGCCGTGATGGCAATGCTGGCAGCCGGGATGGTCGAATGCTACAGACTCAAATACGCCATTAAAGAATGCAGCAACTGCGAAGGGTCCAGCTCCTTGAGCATTCTGTGGCAAATCCCACAGTATGCACTGATAGGAGCTTCGGAAGTGTTCATGTACGTGGGGCAGCTCGAGTTCTTCAACGGGCAGGCCCCCGACGGGCTCAAAAGCTTCGGCAGCGCCCTCTGCATGACCTCCATATCTCTGGGGAACTACGTTAGCAGCTTACTAGTGAGCATTGTGATGAAATTCTCTGCAAAAGACAGGATGCCCGGGTGGATTCCTGGGAACCTTAACAGGGGCCATCTCGACAGGTTTTACTTCCTCTTAGCGGGTCTCACTTTGATGGATTTGGTGGCGTATATTATGTGTGCTAAGTGGTACAAGAGTGCCAGGCTAGGAGACAAGTTTGAAGAGGATGATGAGGAGAAAGGTAGTGAGGTAGCTTGA